One window from the genome of Schistocerca piceifrons isolate TAMUIC-IGC-003096 chromosome 8, iqSchPice1.1, whole genome shotgun sequence encodes:
- the LOC124711292 gene encoding uncharacterized protein LOC124711292 yields the protein MRQSLLWCLPLIIVLFAREVTSHGRLIEPPSRATMWRYGFDTPPNYNDHELYCGGFSRQWNKNGGKCGICGDPWDSPTPRAHEAGGKYGLGVIVRKYKPGAAIPIRVELTANHQGYFEFRLCPHNNPRRVATQECLDKYLLEQARGGGARFYPGGGGNRVFELRYKLPAGLTCSQCILQWRYIAGNNWGNCPNGTGAVGCGPQEEFRACADVSIDSGEGTVETETTETLETSGTTVPATGVTTPTPETVAVERWLVVSIVLATLVGVCAIIALLYLYFYHARDTVKRWLARKQPIPPPRTRKHLHQQQQEERLQQEA from the exons ATGAGGCAGTCTTTGCTATGGTGTCTCCCACTTATCATCGTCCTTTTTGCACGGGAAGTGACCAGTCATGGCAGGCTGATCGAACCACCTTCCAGAGCTACCATGTGGAG GTATGGTTTTGACACACCACCAAACTACAATGACCACGAACTGTATTGTGGTGGCTTCTCGCGCCAGTGGAATAAAAATGGtggcaaatgtggaatatgtggtgaTCCTTGGGATTCACCAACG ccTCGTGCCCACGAAGCTGGTGGCAAGTATGGCCTGGGTGTGATAGTTCGTAAGTACAAACCTGGTGCAGCTATTCCCATAAGAGTGGAACTCACAGCCAATCATCAAGGCTATTTTGAGTTTCGACTGTGTCCACACAACAATCCTCGCCGAGTTGCCACCCAGGAATGCCTAGACAAGTATCTACTGGAACAG GCACGTGGTGGTGGTGCACGATTCTACCCCGGCGGTGGCGGAAATCGTGTATTTGAGCTCCGATACAAACTTCCTGCTGGGCTGACATGCTCACAATGTATCCTACAGTGGAGGTACATAGCAGGGAACAATTGGGGAAACTGCCCAAATGGAACAGGAGCTGTCGGCTGTGGACCACAG GAAGAATTCCGTGCTTGTGCTGATGTTTCAATCGACTCTGGCGAAGGCACTGTTGAAACAGAGACAACTGAGACCTTGGAGACATCTGGAACGACTGTACCAGCCACAGGGGTTACAACGCCAACACCTGAGACAGTCGCTGTGGAGCGCTGGCTGGTTGTTTCTATTGTGCTCGCAACACTTGTTGGGGTGTGTGCTATCATTGCATTGCTCTACCTGTATTTCTACCATGCTCGTGATACAGTCAAACGATGGCTGGCACGCAAGCAGCCCATTCCACCTCCGAGGACACGCAAACATCTGCACCAGCAGCaacaagaagagagactgcagcaagAGGCATAA